From a single Loigolactobacillus coryniformis subsp. coryniformis KCTC 3167 = DSM 20001 genomic region:
- a CDS encoding rod shape-determining protein, translating into MAKDIGIDLGTANVLIHVEGKGIVLNEPSVVAIDTKSGKVLAVGTEAYKMVGRTPGNIRAIRPLKDGVIADFDITEAMLSYFIDKLNVKGVLSKPNILICCPTNITSIEQKAIIEAAEKSGGRNVYLEEEPKVAAIGAGMDIFQPQGNMVIDIGGGTSDIAVLSMGDIVTSQSLRLAGDKMDAEIAAFVKKEHSLLIGEHTAEKIKIEIGEVYGQDTGKTLDVRGRDMVTGLPRTITITSKEIESALHDTMMVIVQAAKDVLNQTPPELSADIIDHGIMLTGGGALLHGIAQLFTDNLKVPVIVAEQPLDAVALGTGVLLGNINKRR; encoded by the coding sequence ATACAAAGAGCGGTAAGGTACTTGCCGTGGGCACAGAGGCATATAAAATGGTTGGACGGACGCCAGGTAACATTCGAGCGATCCGGCCGTTAAAAGATGGTGTCATTGCTGATTTTGATATTACGGAAGCAATGCTGTCCTATTTTATTGATAAATTAAATGTTAAAGGGGTATTATCCAAACCCAATATTTTAATTTGTTGCCCAACAAATATTACTTCAATTGAACAAAAAGCAATTATTGAAGCTGCAGAAAAATCCGGCGGCCGTAATGTTTACTTAGAAGAGGAACCAAAAGTAGCCGCGATCGGTGCCGGGATGGATATTTTCCAACCCCAAGGCAACATGGTCATTGATATTGGTGGTGGGACTAGTGACATCGCCGTTTTATCAATGGGTGATATTGTGACTAGTCAATCATTACGACTAGCCGGGGATAAAATGGATGCTGAGATTGCCGCATTTGTTAAGAAAGAACATAGTCTGTTGATCGGTGAACATACGGCAGAAAAGATCAAGATCGAAATTGGTGAAGTGTATGGTCAGGATACTGGTAAAACCTTGGATGTTCGTGGCCGCGACATGGTGACTGGTTTACCACGGACCATTACGATCACTTCTAAAGAGATCGAATCTGCTTTACATGATACCATGATGGTCATTGTGCAAGCAGCCAAGGATGTTTTAAATCAAACACCACCAGAACTGTCAGCGGATATTATTGATCATGGGATCATGTTGACTGGTGGCGGTGCATTATTACATGGTATCGCCCAGTTATTTACGGATAACTTGAAGGTACCAGTCATCGTGGCTGAACAGCCGTTAGATGCGGTTGCATTGGGTACTGGCGTGTTACTGGGGAACATTAATAAAAGACGATAG
- a CDS encoding DNA-directed RNA polymerase subunit beta, protein MNNDSNRFDIFVKPVLVRILLVAIAMTIAIVIGAMIGYAVGGGNPLRVFLPSTWGHLLDFVR, encoded by the coding sequence ATGAATAATGATTCCAATCGATTTGATATTTTTGTTAAGCCAGTTTTGGTTCGGATCCTGTTAGTGGCTATTGCCATGACGATTGCTATCGTAATCGGTGCAATGATCGGCTATGCAGTTGGCGGTGGCAATCCATTGCGGGTTTTCTTACCTAGTACTTGGGGTCACCTATTAGACTTTGTGCGTTGA
- the yidD gene encoding membrane protein insertion efficiency factor YidD: MRYIVIKLISWYQHFSAQTPNHCRYYPTCSHYTQTAILRFGAIRGGLMGISRILRCQPLSQGGIDPVPQRFTLFRNKNTVDIAKASEKYYGETAQQD; this comes from the coding sequence ATGCGGTATATAGTGATCAAATTAATCAGTTGGTATCAACACTTTTCAGCACAGACGCCAAATCATTGCCGCTACTATCCGACTTGTTCGCATTATACGCAAACGGCGATATTGCGTTTTGGGGCTATTCGCGGCGGTTTAATGGGCATTAGTCGAATCCTACGGTGCCAGCCGCTTAGTCAAGGTGGGATTGATCCAGTACCACAACGATTTACTTTATTCCGAAATAAAAACACAGTAGATATAGCGAAAGCGAGTGAGAAATATTATGGCGAAACAGCCCAGCAAGATTGA
- a CDS encoding DUF2969 domain-containing protein codes for MAKQPSKIELSIEEEKQAGETINVVYDGKHRVGSIRPEAGQFVVELTNGEVYHAKTYDEGLNTLIMQYHLHK; via the coding sequence ATGGCGAAACAGCCCAGCAAGATTGAGCTTAGTATTGAAGAAGAAAAACAGGCCGGCGAAACGATTAATGTTGTTTATGATGGTAAACACCGGGTCGGTAGTATTCGACCCGAGGCAGGTCAGTTTGTTGTTGAATTGACTAATGGTGAAGTCTATCACGCTAAGACCTATGATGAAGGTTTGAATACATTGATCATGCAATATCATTTACACAAGTAA
- a CDS encoding FtsW/RodA/SpoVE family cell cycle protein — MNRQTAREERENSRIDYGIIFPIMMLALVGLASIYVAASNDTKSVNVVRMVVTQLIWYVIGIGIVAVMMQFDSEQLWKIAPYAYGFGIFLMIIILVFYSRAYYVQTGAKSWFAFGPFTFQPSEVMKPAFILMAARAVRGHNDKYPQHTVQTDMLLLGKLILWILPVLLSLHFQNDLGTTLVFLAILGGVILVSGVTWKILVPLISTVTVIGGTALAFVTTTWGRNILGRLGFKAYQFARIDTWLNPSNDTSSSSYQLWRSMKAIGSGQIFGKGFNHVEVYVPVRESDMIFSVIGENFGFIGSTLLILLYFLLIYQMIRVTFDTKNEFYAYISTGVIMMILFHTFENIGMNIGLLPLTGIPLPFVSQGGSALIGNLIGIGMIMSMRFHYHSYMFSADSEKFN, encoded by the coding sequence ATGAATCGACAAACAGCTCGCGAGGAACGCGAGAACTCACGGATCGATTACGGTATTATATTTCCGATCATGATGTTAGCATTGGTTGGTTTAGCCTCGATTTATGTCGCTGCTAGTAATGATACTAAAAGTGTTAACGTTGTTAGAATGGTCGTTACCCAATTGATTTGGTACGTGATCGGGATCGGGATCGTTGCCGTGATGATGCAATTTGATTCCGAACAATTATGGAAGATCGCACCTTATGCTTATGGCTTCGGGATCTTTTTGATGATCATCATTTTGGTTTTTTATAGCCGAGCCTATTACGTTCAGACCGGGGCCAAAAGTTGGTTTGCCTTTGGTCCGTTTACGTTCCAGCCGTCTGAGGTGATGAAGCCCGCGTTTATATTGATGGCAGCGCGGGCGGTTCGCGGACATAACGATAAGTATCCGCAACATACGGTACAGACGGATATGCTATTGCTAGGTAAGCTGATTTTATGGATTTTGCCTGTCCTACTATCGTTACATTTCCAAAATGATTTAGGGACTACATTAGTCTTTTTAGCCATCCTAGGCGGTGTTATTCTGGTTTCTGGCGTTACTTGGAAAATTCTAGTACCGTTGATTTCAACGGTCACGGTGATTGGTGGAACTGCCTTAGCTTTTGTTACCACCACTTGGGGGCGTAACATTTTAGGCCGTCTCGGGTTTAAAGCTTATCAGTTTGCGCGGATCGATACATGGCTGAATCCATCCAATGATACCAGCAGTTCCAGTTATCAGTTATGGCGTAGTATGAAGGCAATTGGTTCGGGGCAGATTTTTGGTAAAGGTTTCAACCATGTTGAAGTTTATGTGCCTGTACGTGAATCTGATATGATTTTTTCCGTTATCGGTGAAAACTTTGGCTTTATTGGTTCCACGTTATTGATCTTATTGTATTTCTTGTTGATCTATCAAATGATTCGGGTTACTTTTGATACTAAAAACGAATTTTATGCTTATATTTCAACTGGCGTCATTATGATGATCTTGTTCCATACCTTTGAAAATATTGGTATGAACATTGGCCTATTACCATTGACTGGTATTCCGTTACCATTTGTTTCGCAGGGTGGTTCAGCTTTGATCGGAAATTTGATTGGTATCGGGATGATCATGTCGATGCGTTTCCACTATCACAGTTACATGTTTAGCGCCGACAGCGAAAAGTTTAATTGA
- a CDS encoding methionine ABC transporter ATP-binding protein, whose translation MIEIKDVSRIYRGKKKTITAVKDVNLTINDGEIYGIVGYSGAGKSTLVRMLNGLETPTSGTVTINDTVMSDLKGKPLREARQKMGMIFQYFNLLWSRTVLENVTFPLELVGMSKVDREAKAKKLIDTVGLQGRENAYPSELSGGQQQRVAIARALANDPQILLSDEATSGLDPKTTDEVLDLLLKINRELKITIVVITHEMHVIRKICDRMAVMDEGAVVEEGNVFDIFRNPKMEITRQFVSEEETPQLNDTTVVINELLAQVPTGKIVKLTFHGDQAKLPIISEMLRQFPNVDLNIVDGSIHQTQEGSIGTLYLQLLGDDAEIAGATDYLHKMRVGTEVIRGE comes from the coding sequence GTGATTGAAATTAAGGACGTCAGCAGAATTTACCGTGGTAAGAAAAAAACGATCACGGCCGTAAAAGACGTCAACCTAACGATCAATGATGGCGAGATTTATGGTATCGTTGGCTATTCTGGTGCCGGTAAAAGTACTTTAGTCCGAATGCTTAATGGGTTAGAAACGCCAACTAGTGGGACAGTTACGATCAATGATACCGTGATGAGTGATTTAAAAGGCAAGCCACTGCGGGAAGCACGCCAAAAAATGGGAATGATCTTTCAGTATTTTAACTTATTGTGGTCGCGGACGGTTCTAGAAAATGTGACTTTTCCATTAGAATTAGTCGGTATGAGCAAGGTTGATCGCGAAGCTAAGGCTAAGAAGTTGATCGATACTGTTGGTTTGCAGGGACGCGAAAATGCTTATCCAAGTGAATTATCTGGTGGGCAACAACAACGGGTTGCCATTGCGCGGGCGTTAGCAAATGATCCGCAGATTCTATTATCTGATGAAGCCACTAGTGGTTTGGATCCGAAAACAACTGATGAAGTCTTGGATTTACTCTTGAAGATCAACCGCGAGTTAAAAATTACGATCGTCGTGATCACCCATGAAATGCATGTGATCCGTAAAATTTGTGATCGTATGGCAGTTATGGATGAAGGAGCAGTGGTCGAAGAAGGCAATGTCTTCGATATTTTCCGTAATCCTAAAATGGAAATTACGCGTCAATTTGTTTCTGAAGAAGAAACGCCGCAGCTAAACGATACGACTGTGGTGATCAATGAGTTGCTAGCGCAAGTACCAACGGGGAAAATCGTTAAATTGACTTTCCACGGTGATCAGGCTAAGTTACCGATCATTTCTGAAATGTTGCGACAATTTCCCAATGTTGATCTTAATATTGTTGACGGCAGTATTCATCAAACGCAGGAAGGATCAATTGGAACTTTGTATCTGCAATTGTTAGGTGACGATGCTGAAATTGCAGGTGCAACCGATTATCTGCATAAAATGCGTGTGGGAACGGAGGTGATTCGTGGTGAGTAG
- a CDS encoding methionine ABC transporter permease has translation MSSTTGFSSYFHFSQVDWPSMWSATIETIWMTIFSLVLVAILGVLLGLLLFETTGSTNFWARLVHGLTALFVNVFRSVPFIILIVLLLPLTKKLVGTIIGPKAALPSLIISAAPFYARMVELAFHEIDHGVIEAAEAMGATRWQIVYKVLLPESSPALVSGITVTGISLIGFTAMAGVIGAGGLGNLAYLDGFQASNNTVTLVATIIILLVVFVCQTIGDFVVKRLDKRVAN, from the coding sequence GTGAGTAGTACAACAGGCTTCTCCTCATACTTCCACTTTTCACAAGTTGATTGGCCCAGCATGTGGTCGGCAACGATCGAAACAATTTGGATGACGATTTTCTCATTGGTTTTAGTCGCTATTTTAGGTGTTTTACTTGGCTTGTTATTATTCGAAACAACCGGCAGTACTAATTTCTGGGCTCGATTGGTTCATGGCTTGACGGCCTTATTCGTTAATGTTTTCCGGTCGGTTCCGTTTATTATTTTAATCGTGTTGTTATTGCCACTGACTAAAAAATTAGTGGGTACCATCATTGGGCCTAAGGCGGCTTTGCCGTCATTGATCATCTCCGCCGCACCTTTTTATGCGCGAATGGTTGAATTGGCCTTCCATGAAATTGATCATGGTGTGATCGAAGCGGCGGAAGCCATGGGCGCAACGCGGTGGCAGATCGTCTATAAAGTGTTGTTGCCAGAGAGTAGTCCCGCACTGGTTTCAGGGATTACCGTTACTGGTATTTCCCTGATCGGTTTTACCGCAATGGCTGGTGTGATCGGGGCTGGTGGCTTAGGGAACTTAGCTTACTTAGATGGTTTCCAAGCTAGCAATAATACGGTTACCTTAGTTGCAACCATCATTATTTTATTAGTTGTTTTTGTTTGTCAAACAATCGGTGATTTCGTGGTCAAACGACTGGATAAGCGAGTTGCCAATTAA
- a CDS encoding MetQ/NlpA family ABC transporter substrate-binding protein, translated as MSKKHRLIKFVTAAAVLVLGASTFGSTAEAATTLKVGATKTPHSIILNHVKPQLKKEGVNLKVTVFQDYSLIDKALVAKNLDVTYFAHKPYLEQEIAKNGYKISDIGAVHLEPIGAYSKTVKSLKNVKDGATVLVSNNRPDYGRILQILKDANLITIKKGTKLTDADFTDIASNPKHLKFKHNYDPKLMPELYKNNEGDVIFINANFAVQGGLNPKKDAIALEKQSSPYANILEVRKGDENKPTIKKLKKALQSKSTQNWISKHFKGAVLPAK; from the coding sequence ATGTCAAAGAAACATCGTTTAATTAAGTTTGTTACGGCTGCGGCTGTACTTGTGCTAGGGGCGAGCACATTTGGTTCTACGGCTGAAGCCGCAACTACATTGAAAGTCGGTGCAACTAAAACACCACATTCAATTATTTTAAATCACGTTAAGCCTCAATTGAAAAAAGAAGGCGTCAATCTAAAAGTAACGGTCTTCCAAGATTATTCCTTGATCGATAAGGCTTTAGTCGCTAAAAACTTGGATGTTACTTATTTTGCGCACAAACCTTATCTAGAACAAGAAATTGCGAAAAATGGGTATAAGATCAGCGATATTGGTGCTGTGCATTTGGAACCAATCGGTGCTTATTCTAAGACAGTTAAAAGTTTGAAGAACGTTAAAGATGGTGCAACGGTCTTAGTTTCAAATAACCGGCCTGATTATGGTCGTATCTTACAGATTTTGAAGGATGCGAATCTGATCACAATCAAAAAAGGGACTAAACTAACAGATGCTGATTTCACGGACATTGCGTCTAATCCTAAACATCTAAAATTTAAGCACAATTATGATCCAAAATTAATGCCTGAATTATACAAGAACAACGAAGGTGACGTAATTTTCATCAACGCTAACTTTGCCGTTCAAGGTGGTTTGAATCCGAAAAAAGATGCAATCGCTTTGGAGAAACAATCATCACCGTATGCTAATATTCTTGAAGTTCGTAAAGGTGACGAAAACAAACCAACTATTAAGAAATTAAAGAAGGCTTTGCAATCTAAATCAACACAAAACTGGATCAGCAAACATTTCAAAGGTGCAGTTTTACCAGCTAAATAG
- the sufC gene encoding Fe-S cluster assembly ATPase SufC: MSKLEVKNLHVAVVDEDKGQQKEILKGVNLTMQTGEIHAIMGPNGTGKSTLSQAIMGNPAYKVTEGDVLLDGKSLLDMPVDERARAGLFLAMQYPAEIAGVTNVEFMRAAINARRADDDQIPVLEFMKFLDKNLDILDMTDDMVERYLNEGFSGGEKKRNEILQLMMIQPKFAILDEIDSGLDIDALKVVSKGVNSMRGPEFGSLIITHYQRLLNYIVPDTVHVMMGGRIVESGGPELAEKLEAEGYAGVRDDLGLDVKLTDEI, encoded by the coding sequence ATGTCAAAGTTAGAAGTAAAGAATCTACACGTTGCCGTCGTTGATGAAGATAAAGGTCAGCAAAAAGAGATCCTCAAAGGGGTCAATTTAACCATGCAAACCGGCGAAATTCACGCCATCATGGGACCAAATGGTACTGGTAAGTCGACCTTATCACAAGCAATCATGGGCAATCCTGCATATAAAGTCACTGAAGGTGACGTTTTGTTAGATGGTAAGAGTCTTTTAGATATGCCAGTAGATGAACGGGCACGTGCTGGTCTATTTTTGGCAATGCAATACCCAGCTGAAATTGCCGGGGTAACCAATGTCGAATTTATGCGGGCAGCAATCAATGCTCGGCGCGCCGATGATGATCAGATCCCAGTATTAGAATTTATGAAGTTCCTCGATAAAAATCTGGATATCTTAGATATGACCGACGATATGGTTGAACGTTACTTAAACGAAGGCTTCTCTGGCGGCGAAAAGAAACGCAACGAGATCCTACAGTTAATGATGATCCAACCTAAATTTGCTATTCTTGATGAAATCGATTCTGGCCTTGATATTGACGCATTAAAGGTTGTCTCCAAAGGGGTCAATTCGATGCGTGGACCTGAATTTGGTTCATTGATCATCACCCATTATCAGCGTTTGCTGAATTATATTGTTCCTGATACCGTTCATGTCATGATGGGTGGACGAATTGTTGAAAGCGGCGGCCCTGAATTAGCTGAAAAATTGGAAGCTGAAGGCTACGCTGGTGTACGGGACGATCTTGGTTTGGATGTCAAACTAACAGACGAAATCTAA
- the sufD gene encoding Fe-S cluster assembly protein SufD: METQAEIEFQSAVSAFSAAHNEPDWLRKLRLTMLAKYPELALPKFEKIKYQRWPLTAVHEPTIVDSSAADLSALSLDYADAKNVLVTVGETVLTTKLDPALAAKGVIFTDLFTAVHEHPDLVAKYFMTTAVKPDDNRLTAFNAAFLNGGAFLYVPKGVKIEDPIQGYYIQDSTRTQDFIHHVLVVADTNSQVTYSENYATVGEQANLANIIVEVVAADDAHVRFSAVDQLSAATTGYISRRGNLANDAKLDWAIGMMNDGNVVVDFNTDLVGHGAHAEVKVVAVTTGEQLQGIDTRVTNLGQHTIGHILQHGVILESSALIFNGVGHIVKGARGSDAQQESRVLMLSTHARGDANPILLIDENDVTAGHAASVGRVDEEQMYYLMSRGIDKKRAERLVIRGFLGNVLTEIPAKRVRDQLTATIERKLENGQKSE; this comes from the coding sequence ATGGAAACACAAGCAGAAATTGAGTTTCAATCCGCAGTGTCGGCCTTTTCTGCGGCCCATAATGAACCTGATTGGTTGCGGAAGTTGCGCCTAACAATGCTGGCTAAGTATCCAGAATTAGCGCTACCTAAATTTGAAAAAATTAAATACCAACGTTGGCCACTAACGGCTGTCCATGAACCGACTATTGTGGATTCTTCAGCAGCTGACTTATCAGCTTTATCATTGGATTATGCTGATGCCAAAAACGTTTTGGTCACAGTTGGTGAAACGGTGCTTACAACTAAATTGGATCCTGCATTAGCTGCTAAAGGGGTTATTTTCACGGATTTATTTACAGCCGTGCATGAACATCCTGACTTAGTTGCGAAATACTTTATGACAACAGCCGTTAAGCCGGATGATAACCGCTTGACTGCGTTTAACGCCGCTTTTCTTAACGGTGGGGCCTTTCTGTACGTACCTAAAGGTGTCAAGATCGAGGATCCGATCCAAGGTTATTACATCCAAGATAGTACGCGAACACAAGACTTTATTCATCATGTTTTAGTAGTGGCTGATACGAACAGTCAAGTTACTTATTCAGAAAATTATGCTACTGTTGGTGAGCAAGCTAATTTAGCTAATATTATTGTTGAAGTTGTGGCTGCCGATGATGCCCATGTGCGTTTTTCAGCGGTTGATCAGTTAAGTGCTGCGACGACAGGTTATATCAGTCGGCGGGGTAACTTAGCTAATGATGCTAAGCTAGATTGGGCAATCGGAATGATGAATGATGGCAACGTGGTGGTTGATTTCAATACCGATCTAGTTGGCCATGGTGCGCACGCGGAAGTTAAAGTTGTTGCGGTCACCACTGGTGAGCAATTGCAAGGTATCGATACGCGCGTGACTAATTTAGGACAGCATACGATCGGACATATTTTGCAGCATGGGGTTATTCTTGAGTCCTCAGCTCTGATCTTCAACGGTGTAGGACATATTGTTAAAGGCGCTCGTGGTTCCGATGCACAGCAAGAAAGTCGTGTCTTGATGTTATCGACACATGCGCGCGGTGATGCCAACCCAATTCTATTGATCGACGAAAATGATGTGACTGCTGGTCATGCGGCGAGTGTTGGTCGTGTTGATGAAGAACAAATGTATTATTTGATGAGTCGCGGAATTGATAAAAAGCGGGCAGAACGGCTAGTCATTCGTGGGTTCTTGGGTAATGTTCTAACCGAGATCCCAGCTAAGCGTGTTCGTGATCAGTTGACCGCCACGATCGAGAGGAAGTTAGAAAATGGGCAAAAATCTGAATGA
- a CDS encoding cysteine desulfurase: MGKNLNDIRADFPILDQQVNDEPLVYLDNAATTQKPKAVVEALTHYYYNDNANVHRGVHTLAERATEKFEAAREKVRAFINARSTKEVLFTRGTTTSLNWIAASYGEANITAGDEIVISYMEHHSNLVPWQQLAIRKQATLKYIKMNADGTLDMADAQQQITDKTKIVAIAQVSNVLGVVNPIKELAKIAHQHGAVMVADGAQSLPNMPVDVQDLDCDFLAFSGHKMLGPTGIGGLYAKEALLNEMPPIEFGGEMIDFVNLFDSSWSQLPWKFEAGTPDISGAIGLGAAIDYLNQFGMAAVHEHEQKLVDYVLPKLLAIDGLTVYGPHDPAKHTGVIAFNLDGLHPHDLATGLDMEGVAVRAGHHCAQPLMKYLQVPATARASFYIYNTKADADRLVDAIVATKEFFKNGTV, from the coding sequence ATGGGCAAAAATCTGAATGATATCCGCGCTGATTTTCCAATTTTGGATCAGCAAGTTAATGATGAACCATTAGTCTACTTAGATAATGCTGCAACCACGCAGAAACCTAAAGCAGTTGTTGAAGCTTTAACACATTATTACTATAACGATAACGCCAATGTTCATCGTGGTGTGCACACATTAGCTGAACGTGCTACTGAAAAGTTTGAAGCGGCCCGCGAAAAGGTCCGTGCTTTTATCAACGCTCGTTCAACTAAAGAAGTGTTATTTACGCGTGGAACGACGACCAGTCTAAACTGGATCGCCGCTAGTTATGGTGAAGCTAATATTACTGCCGGTGATGAGATCGTGATTTCTTACATGGAACATCACAGTAACTTAGTTCCCTGGCAGCAATTAGCTATCCGTAAACAAGCAACGCTCAAATATATCAAAATGAACGCTGATGGCACACTGGATATGGCCGATGCACAGCAACAGATCACGGATAAAACTAAAATTGTGGCGATCGCACAGGTTTCCAATGTTTTAGGTGTGGTCAATCCAATCAAAGAATTGGCTAAAATAGCCCATCAACATGGTGCAGTAATGGTCGCTGATGGGGCCCAGTCGTTACCTAATATGCCAGTAGACGTTCAAGATCTGGATTGTGACTTTTTAGCTTTCTCTGGACATAAAATGCTTGGTCCAACAGGAATTGGTGGCTTGTACGCAAAGGAAGCTCTCCTAAATGAAATGCCACCGATTGAGTTTGGTGGCGAAATGATCGATTTTGTGAATTTATTTGATAGCTCATGGTCCCAGTTGCCGTGGAAATTTGAAGCAGGTACGCCAGATATTTCTGGTGCAATTGGTTTAGGTGCGGCGATCGATTATTTGAATCAGTTTGGGATGGCTGCGGTTCATGAACATGAACAAAAGCTAGTTGATTATGTGTTACCTAAGTTGTTAGCGATTGATGGACTGACCGTTTATGGTCCCCATGACCCAGCTAAACATACCGGTGTGATTGCTTTTAATTTAGATGGGCTACATCCCCATGATCTAGCAACCGGCTTAGATATGGAAGGTGTTGCGGTTCGGGCCGGCCACCATTGTGCGCAACCGTTGATGAAATATTTGCAAGTACCAGCTACAGCGCGGGCTAGCTTTTATATCTATAATACGAAGGCAGATGCTGACCGCTTAGTTGATGCAATTGTGGCAACAAAGGAGTTCTTCAAAAATGGCACTGTCTAA
- the sufU gene encoding Fe-S cluster assembly sulfur transfer protein SufU — protein sequence MALSKLDNLYRQVILDHSAHPHHHGHLQQATNEIELRNPTCGDVLQLEVALTDGKITDIAFSGDGCTISQASASMMTDAVVGKTPAEAEEMVQVFSEMIIGDKPGLDTTALGDAAILEGVAKFPARIKCATLAWKALNNALTGEDGKGMAHLLSSHED from the coding sequence ATGGCACTGTCTAAATTAGATAATTTGTATCGCCAAGTTATTCTTGATCACTCAGCACATCCACATCATCATGGCCACTTGCAACAAGCGACTAATGAGATCGAATTACGTAATCCAACTTGTGGCGATGTGTTACAACTGGAAGTGGCTTTGACCGATGGTAAAATTACGGATATTGCTTTTTCTGGCGATGGTTGTACTATCAGTCAAGCCTCGGCTAGCATGATGACTGATGCCGTGGTTGGAAAAACACCAGCTGAAGCGGAAGAAATGGTTCAGGTTTTTTCAGAAATGATTATTGGCGATAAGCCTGGTCTGGATACAACGGCGTTAGGTGATGCGGCAATTTTAGAAGGTGTTGCTAAGTTTCCAGCGCGGATCAAGTGCGCCACTTTAGCTTGGAAAGCATTAAATAATGCACTAACTGGTGAGGACGGTAAAGGAATGGCTCATTTGTTGAGCTCACATGAGGATTAG